The following coding sequences are from one Nymphalis io chromosome 5, ilAglIoxx1.1, whole genome shotgun sequence window:
- the LOC126768308 gene encoding transmembrane protein 242 isoform X1, producing the protein MLENDSNPVKRPRNNPYIISKVIYGAVSYYVTAIARRKLPSSVFTPGAFLATVAGISSFIGFSATLSAAKKTDPKYFNKGLHGSIELADAGAMLALRALGWGSLYAIGGTTCLCYGIWKLSGAKDLKDFRTKMGNFLPVLPKNNPPQSRTEFSGLNDLLLYLSEDYGKKKVQDDTNN; encoded by the exons atgttagaaaacgattctaatccagtgaaaaggccgagaaacaatccttatatcatatcgaaggttatctatggtgcagtgtcgtattatgTTACAGcaatagcaagaagaaaattgccttcgtctgttttcacgc CTGGTGCATTTTTAGCTACTGTTGCTGGGATATCATCTTTTATTGGATTTAGTGCTACTTTATCAGCAGCTAAGAAAACAGatcctaaatattttaataaag GATTACATGGTAGTATTGAATTGGCAGATGCAGGTGCAATGCTTGCTCTTAGAGCACTTGGTTGGGGTTCATTGTATGCCATTGGTGGTACAACTTGCTTATGTTATGGTATATGGAAATTGTCAGGTGCTAAAGat CTCAAAGATTTTAGAACAAAAATGGGCAATTTCCTACCTGTATTACCAAAAAATAATCCACCACAGTCACGAACAGAATTTAGTGGATTGAATGatctattgttatatttatcagAGGATTATGGAAAGAAGAAAGTTCAAGATGACACAAATAACTAG
- the LOC126768308 gene encoding transmembrane protein 242 isoform X2 yields the protein MADEDRLKRIKAGAFLATVAGISSFIGFSATLSAAKKTDPKYFNKGLHGSIELADAGAMLALRALGWGSLYAIGGTTCLCYGIWKLSGAKDLKDFRTKMGNFLPVLPKNNPPQSRTEFSGLNDLLLYLSEDYGKKKVQDDTNN from the exons ATGGCTGATGAAGATCGCCTTAAACGAATTAA AGCTGGTGCATTTTTAGCTACTGTTGCTGGGATATCATCTTTTATTGGATTTAGTGCTACTTTATCAGCAGCTAAGAAAACAGatcctaaatattttaataaag GATTACATGGTAGTATTGAATTGGCAGATGCAGGTGCAATGCTTGCTCTTAGAGCACTTGGTTGGGGTTCATTGTATGCCATTGGTGGTACAACTTGCTTATGTTATGGTATATGGAAATTGTCAGGTGCTAAAGat CTCAAAGATTTTAGAACAAAAATGGGCAATTTCCTACCTGTATTACCAAAAAATAATCCACCACAGTCACGAACAGAATTTAGTGGATTGAATGatctattgttatatttatcagAGGATTATGGAAAGAAGAAAGTTCAAGATGACACAAATAACTAG
- the LOC126768298 gene encoding programmed cell death protein 2, with the protein MSTKCIDIGFVEEKSNWLLHPKFFPSKVGGKPAWLDLKNIPNPTEISCKKCNEPLTFLCQVYAPYEENNNCFHRTIFLFICRNSSCCQTNLTDNFLVLRCQLPRKNDYYSFDPYEENENEHFPMDKWAKLCNLCGLKAPSHCSKCKRVFYCSRKHQILDWQKGHKEICNDSQKVYEYDSNYFVVTEAGKSILFKEWELIVDEEDEEEAGNIDPNQEMEKLKKLIEEKKAGTMSNISDSELEQYAGTLPEDKVFGKFTKRIARHPDQVLRYDRAGTPLWITGNTENSIINVPNCQYCNGERQFEFQIMPQLLNFLNVGVEYNSIDWGVLVIYTCKASCDAGPVYKEEFIIKQDLTK; encoded by the exons ATGAGTACTAAATGTATAGATATTGGTTTTGTCGAAGAAAAATCTAACTGGCTTCTACATCCAAAATTTTTCCCAAGTAAAGTTGGTGGAAAACCAGCTTGGTTAGATCTAAAAAATATTCCTAATCCTACAGAAATATCCTGTAAAAAATGCAATGAGCCACTCACTTTCTTATGtcaa gtGTACGCTCCCTATGaagaaaataacaattgttttcACCGAAccatatttctatttatttgtagGAATAGTTCATGTTGCCAAACGAATTTAACTGATAATTTTTTAGTATTGCGTTGTCAGCTTCCTCgcaaaaatgattattattcatttgaccCATAtgaagaaaatgaaaatgag CACTTCCCAATGGACAAATGGGCAAAATTATGCAATCTTTGTGGTTTAAAAGCACCATCTCATTGCTCTAAATGTAAAAGAGTATTTTATTGCAGTCGTAAACATCAAATTTTGGACTGGCAAAAGGGACACAAAGAAATTTGCAATGATtcacaaaaa GTATATGAATATGACTCCAATTACTTTGTTGTTACTGAAGCAGGAAAATCAATATTGTTCAAGGAATGGGAATTAATTGTAGATGAAGAGGATGAG gaAGAAGCTGGTAATATTGATCCAAATCAAGaaatggaaaaattaaaaaaactgattgaagaaaaaaaagctGGTACTATGAGTAATATAAGTGATAGTGAACTGGAACAATATGCTGGAACATTACCTGAAGATAAGGTGTTTGGTAAATTTACTAAAAGGATAGCTCGACACCCAGACCAAGTATTAAGATATGATAGAGCAGGCACACCACTATGGATAACAGGAAATACAGAAAACAGCATAATTAATGTCCCTAATTGTCAATACTGTAATGGAGAAAGACAATTTGAATTccaa ATAATGCCTCAATTATTAAACTTCCTAAATGTAGGTGTAGAATATAACAGCATAGATTGGGGTGTGTTAGTCATATACACATGTAAAGCTAGCTGTGATGCTGGACCTGTATATAAGGAggagtttataataaaacaagacttaactaaataa
- the LOC126768296 gene encoding tRNA-dihydrouridine(20a/20b) synthase [NAD(P)+]-like isoform X1 — translation MKIKIDVNDLFHDTKCNDTYVKVCAPMVRYSKVQFRTLVKNYGVDLCFTPMILADSFCQNEKARTNEFITSVNDSPLVVQFAANNVDDFLDATKLIYSYADGVDLNCGCPQRWAMKDGYGCALLSQPEIIHNLLRTIRNNFPSNFSVSVKIRILHELKKTITMCQQLEKCGIDFLTVHGRTPVQKSGDMINVDSLREVCETVRIPVIANGGIKTLDDADQLHKTVKCSGVMAASGILSNPTLFSGTNKTPLSCIRLWMDMKNKSEDRITFQCYHHHLVFMLEKILTKKQKQEFNNLGTFENVDIFLQRYVLDSYDYDISHSVICDIDDYVTCHFDDKITTKHSSKCRGCSKSVCYCICDKYDQNASDGNYFSSFVVNNDGIDYMDSNIFDE, via the exons atgaaaattaaaatagatgtaaatgatttatttcatgACACTAAATGTAATGATACTTATGTTAAAGTATGCGCACCTATGGTTAGATACAGTAAAGTGCAATTTAGAACTTTAGTGAAAaa ctATGGTGTTGATTTATGTTTCACTCCTATGATCTTAGCTGATTCTTTTTGTCAGAATGAAAAAGCAAGAACAAATGAATTTATAACATCTGTCAACGATTCTCCACTGGTAGTCCAGTTTGCAGCCAATAATGTTGATGATTTTTTAGATGCAACCAAATTAATTTACTCCTATGCAGATGGAGTTGATTTAAACTGTGGATGCCCTCAGCGTTGGGCAATGAAAGATGGATATGGGTGTGCTTTACTGTCCCAACCagaaattattcataatttactcagaacaataagaaataattttccgTCCAACTTTAGTGTATctgttaaaataagaattttacatGAGTTGAAGAAAACTATTACAATGTGTCAGCAACTTGAGAAATGTGGTATAGACTTTTTAACAGTGCATGGACGTACACCAGTACAAAAAAGTGGGGATATGATCAATGTAGATAGCCTTAGAGAAGTATGTGAGACAGTAAGAATACCAGTTATTGCAAATGGTGGCATCAAGACCTTGGATGATGCAGATCAGCTACATAAAACAGTTAAATGTAGTGGAGTCATGGCTGCTAGTGGTATATTAAGCAATCCTACTTTATTCAGTGGGACTAATAAGACCCCACTTAGTTGTATAAGACTTTGGATGGACATGAAGAATAAGAGTGAAGATAGAATAACATTTCAGTGCTATCATCATCACTTAGTTTTTATGCTTGAGaaaattttgacaaaaaaacaaaagcaaGAATTCAATAATCTTGGCACATTTGAAAATGTTGACATATTTTTACAAAGATATGTATTGGATTCTTATGATTACGACATTTCACATAGTGTTATCTGTGATATTGATGATTATGTAACTTGCCATTTTGATGATAAAATAACAACCAAACATTCAAGTAAATGTAGAGGTTGTAGCAAGAgtgtttgttattgtatttgtgATAAATACGATCAAAATGCAAGTGatggaaattatttttcatcattTGTTGTAAACAATGATGGTATTGATTATATGGACAGTAATATAtttgatgaataa
- the LOC126768296 gene encoding tRNA-dihydrouridine(20a/20b) synthase [NAD(P)+]-like isoform X2, translated as MILADSFCQNEKARTNEFITSVNDSPLVVQFAANNVDDFLDATKLIYSYADGVDLNCGCPQRWAMKDGYGCALLSQPEIIHNLLRTIRNNFPSNFSVSVKIRILHELKKTITMCQQLEKCGIDFLTVHGRTPVQKSGDMINVDSLREVCETVRIPVIANGGIKTLDDADQLHKTVKCSGVMAASGILSNPTLFSGTNKTPLSCIRLWMDMKNKSEDRITFQCYHHHLVFMLEKILTKKQKQEFNNLGTFENVDIFLQRYVLDSYDYDISHSVICDIDDYVTCHFDDKITTKHSSKCRGCSKSVCYCICDKYDQNASDGNYFSSFVVNNDGIDYMDSNIFDE; from the coding sequence ATGATCTTAGCTGATTCTTTTTGTCAGAATGAAAAAGCAAGAACAAATGAATTTATAACATCTGTCAACGATTCTCCACTGGTAGTCCAGTTTGCAGCCAATAATGTTGATGATTTTTTAGATGCAACCAAATTAATTTACTCCTATGCAGATGGAGTTGATTTAAACTGTGGATGCCCTCAGCGTTGGGCAATGAAAGATGGATATGGGTGTGCTTTACTGTCCCAACCagaaattattcataatttactcagaacaataagaaataattttccgTCCAACTTTAGTGTATctgttaaaataagaattttacatGAGTTGAAGAAAACTATTACAATGTGTCAGCAACTTGAGAAATGTGGTATAGACTTTTTAACAGTGCATGGACGTACACCAGTACAAAAAAGTGGGGATATGATCAATGTAGATAGCCTTAGAGAAGTATGTGAGACAGTAAGAATACCAGTTATTGCAAATGGTGGCATCAAGACCTTGGATGATGCAGATCAGCTACATAAAACAGTTAAATGTAGTGGAGTCATGGCTGCTAGTGGTATATTAAGCAATCCTACTTTATTCAGTGGGACTAATAAGACCCCACTTAGTTGTATAAGACTTTGGATGGACATGAAGAATAAGAGTGAAGATAGAATAACATTTCAGTGCTATCATCATCACTTAGTTTTTATGCTTGAGaaaattttgacaaaaaaacaaaagcaaGAATTCAATAATCTTGGCACATTTGAAAATGTTGACATATTTTTACAAAGATATGTATTGGATTCTTATGATTACGACATTTCACATAGTGTTATCTGTGATATTGATGATTATGTAACTTGCCATTTTGATGATAAAATAACAACCAAACATTCAAGTAAATGTAGAGGTTGTAGCAAGAgtgtttgttattgtatttgtgATAAATACGATCAAAATGCAAGTGatggaaattatttttcatcattTGTTGTAAACAATGATGGTATTGATTATATGGACAGTAATATAtttgatgaataa
- the LOC126768379 gene encoding LOW QUALITY PROTEIN: zinc finger protein 782-like (The sequence of the model RefSeq protein was modified relative to this genomic sequence to represent the inferred CDS: substituted 1 base at 1 genomic stop codon), which yields MVLLKNVELVFSPFFATLTLIVLSEFDILTLSLVLYYVYKGEVMFXKSQMKMFLEMINNAIFIFLDGKNNGVASGVPAISNEHYQKQTSLLSTNANAEILRSKTSKDSAQPKLHTNNTDTSIMQKYNDFKMKIFYQICNNLPFFKTLNEQELKSKTKNTVTKVTILNQVLQSPWRPILPYNFRPLRRRDHDVEQPKLDKIHQLNDCYDNILETATATNLSEKIFSNNDAIGTQMRQHSSYYTCVECEKSFSQLRNFKYHMSVHRGTKEFATTCPVCGKYFNDRGYLSSHMKIHWNRKEYKCTLCPKSFNQRVAYNMHVRTHTGIKPHVCDNCGKAFSRKMLLKQHQRTHSGERPYACSYCDKRFADRSNMTLHLRLHTGVKPFICNLCSKTFTKKHHLKSHLNFHTGDKPYSCPRCKLAFTQSSNMRTHYKKCNAQPTNEDVSYSLP from the exons ATGGTGCTACTTAAAAATGTTGAACTAGTCTTTTCTCCGTTTTTCG CAACACTAACTTTAATAGTTTTATCCGAATTTGATATCCTCACGTTGTCATTGGTActctattatgtatataagggTGAAGTTATGTTCTAAAAAAGCCAAATGAAAATGTTTCTAGAAATGATAAACAATGCAATTTTT ATATTTCTAGATGGAAAAAATAACGGTGTTGCTTCAGGCGTGCCAGCAATATCTAATGAACATTATCAAAAACAGACATCTCTGCTCTCGACGAATGCCAATGCAGAGATTCTAAGATCCAAGAC ATCTAAGGATTCGGCCCAACCTAAACTACACACGAACAATACAGATACTTCTATAATGcagaaatataatgattttaagatgaaaatatttt ATCAAATATGCAATAACTTaccattttttaaaacattaaacgaACAAGAATTAAAGAGCAAGACGAAAAATACCGTAACTAAAGTAACAATTCTTAACCAAGTACTGCAGAGTCCGTGGAGGCCAATATTACCATATAATTTTAGACCTTTACGTAGAAGAGATCATGACGTGGAACAGCCAaag CTGGATAAAATACATCAATTAAATGATTGTTATGATAACATTCTTGAGACTGCTACTGCAACAAATTTAAGTGAAAag ATTTTCTCGAACAACGATGCAATTGGTACACAAATGAGACAGCATTCTTCTTACTACACGTGTGTGGAATGTGAAAAGTCATTTTCACAATTACGAAACTTTAAATATCACATGTCAGTTCATCGCGGCACAAAGGAGTTCGCGACAACATGTCCCGTCTGTGGGAAATACTTTAATGACAGAGGATATCTCAGTAgtcatatgaaaattcattg GAATCGTAAGGAATACAAATGCACTTTATGCCCGAAATCATTCAATCAACGAGTTGCTTATAACATGCACGTACGTACACATACCG GTATTAAGCCGCACGTGTGTGATAACTGTGGAAAGGCATTTTCTCGGAAAATGTTATTGAAGCAACATCAGCGAACGCACAGCGGAGAGCGTCCTTACGCTTGCTCGTATTGTGACAAGAGATTCGCAGATAGGTCCAATATGACCTTACATTTGAGGCTGCATACAG GAGTTAAACCATTTATTTGTAATCTTTGCTCTAAGACATTTACAAAGAAACATCACCTTAAGTCTCATCTGAATTTTCACACTGGAGATAAGCCTTACTCTTGCCCACGTTGCAAGCTCGCTTTTACCCAGTCTTCGAACATGAGGACACATTACAAGAAGTGTAACGCACAACCAACAAACGAAGATGTATCATATTCATTGccataa